Proteins from a genomic interval of Salmo salar chromosome ssa14, Ssal_v3.1, whole genome shotgun sequence:
- the LOC106570445 gene encoding polypeptide N-acetylgalactosaminyltransferase 4 gives MRVRWSRKLGFLAKTFFLLWVLWLGYILLARSTASSTGADGGEDRGDRNLLVRHFSPVEEQGGEQLARPVYVKAPADANAHGEWGKATRLNLSPEERKQEEDSVERYAINIFVSDKISLHRHIQDSRMKECRAKTFDYRRLPTTSVIIAFYNEAWSTLLRTIHSVLESTPAVLLREIILIDDLSDRVYLKSQLEQYISNWERVRLIRTNKREGLVRARLIGATYATGDVLTFLDCHCECVPGWIEPLLERIGENESTIVCPVIDTIDWNSFEFYMQTDEPMIGGFDWRLTFQWHAIPEVERKKRKSHIEPIRSPTMAGGLFAVSKAYFEHLGTYDMGMDVWGGENLELSFRVWQCGGSLEIHPCSHVGHVFPKKAPYARPKFLQNTVRAAEVWMDTYKQHFYNRNPPARRETYGDISERVVLRERLKCNSFEWYLNNIYPDLHVPEDREGWHGALLSSGIHSECLDYNAPEHNPTGAHVSLFSCHGQGGNQYFEYTTHKEIRYNSVTELCAEVPEGQIYIGMTHCPHDRTPTPPTIIWEFREDGTIYHPHSDMCITSYRTVEGRTDVQMIMCTPGDKQQRWKFENGRD, from the exons ATGAGGGTGCGTTGGTCCCGGAAGCTGGGCTTCCTAGCAAAGACCTTCTTCCTGCTGTGGGTGCTATGGCTGGGCTACATTCTCCTAGCCCGCTCCACCGCCTCCTCTACAGGGGCCGatggaggggaggacagaggagacCGCAACCTGCTGGTCAGGCACTTCTCCCCCGTGGAGGAGCAGGGAGGCGAGCAGCTGGCCAGGCCCGTGTACGTGAAGGCGCCAGCGGATGCCAACGCGCACGGGGAGTGGGGCAAGGCCACCAGGCTGAACCTCAGCCCGGAGGAGAGGAAGCAGGAAGAGGACAGCGTGGAGAGATACGCTATTAATATCTTTGTCAGTGATAAGATCTCCCTGCACCGACACATCCAGGACAGCAGAATGAAAGA ATGCAGAGCTAAGACGTTTGACTACCGCCGTCTGCCGACCACGTCAGTGATCATAGCGTTCTACAACGAGGCCTGGTCCACCCTGCTCAGAACCATCCACAGTGTTCTGGAGAGCACTCCCGCTGTCCTCCTGAGGGAGATCATTCTCATAGACGACCTCAGTGACCGAG TCTATCTGAAGTCTCAACTGGAGCAGTACATCAGTAACTGGGAGCGTGTCCGCCTCATCCGCACCAACAAGAGGGAGGGGCTGGTCAGGGCGAGGCTCATCGGCGCCACCTACGCCACGGGTGACGTACTGACCTTCCTGGACTGTCACTGCGAGTGTGTCCCCGGGTGGATCGAGCCGCTGCTGGAGAG GATTGGTGAGAATGAGAGCACCATCGTGTGTCCGGTGATCGACACCATCGACTGGAACTCGTTTGAGTTCTACATGCAGACAGATGAGCCCATGATCGGAGGCTTCGACTGGAGGCTGACCTTCCAGTGGCACGCTATCCCTGAGGTCGAACGCAAGAAACGCAAGTCCCACATCGAACCTATCAG gtctcctACCATGGCTGGTGGACTGTTTGCAGTGAGCAAGGCGTACTTTGAGCACCTGGGCACATATGACATGGGCATGGATGTGTGGGGAGGAGAGAACCTAGAACTGTCCTTTAGG GTGTGGCAGTGTGGAGGTTCTCTGGAGATCCACCCCTGCTCCCACGTGGGCCACGTCTTCCCAAAGAAAGCCCCCTACGCCAGGCCCAAGTTCCTCCAGAACACGGTCCGTGCTGCGGAGGTGTGGATGGACACCTATAAACAGCACTTCTACAACAGAAACCCACCGGCCAGAAGG GAGACATATGGGGACATCTCAGAGAGGGTGGTCCTTCGAGAGAGACTGAAGTGTAACAGCTTTGAATGGTACCTGAACAACATCTACCCTGACCTGCATGTACCAGAGGACAGGGAGGGCTGGCACGGGGCG TTGCTTAGCTCTGGGATCCATTCAGAGTGCCTGGACTACAACGCTCCGGAACACAATCCCACGGGGGCGCACGTCTCCCTCTTCAGTTGCCATGGGCAGGGCGGCAACCAG tACTTTGAGTACACGACCCATAAGGAGATCCGCTATAACTCTGTGACGGAGCTGTGTGCCGAGGTCCCCGAGGGACAGATTTACATTGGGATGACACACTGCCCCCATGACAGAACCCCTACACCCCCCACCATCATCTGGGAGTTTAGAGAG GATGGGACGATCTACCACCCTCACTCAGACATGTGTATCACCTCCTACCGGACAGTCGAGGGGCGCACGGACGTCCAGATGATAATGTGCACGCCCGGGGACAAGCAACAGCGCTGGAAGTTTGAGAATGGGAGGGACTAA